In Candidatus Hydrogenedentota bacterium, the following are encoded in one genomic region:
- a CDS encoding sigma-54-dependent Fis family transcriptional regulator, giving the protein MNSDLSKHRLLVVDDKPNMRQMLHAAFADSGFTVETASNGNEAIARLGASHFDVIISDLNMPEGTGLDVLRAAKAVSPDTGVIIVTAYGTIDTAVEAMRLGAYDFVTKPFRLADIERKVQKLIRGRANSAASSAQTWIHPSVQHMIGASAQIRRLMKLIIKIAPSNSSVLITGPSGVGKELVARAIHEASSRRDNPFVALNCAALAPGVLESELFGHEKGAFTGAEQRREGRFEKAHTGTLFLDEVGEIDPAIQTKLLRVLQEGELERVGGAEPLKIDVRIVAATNRDLREAIAEGKFREDFYYRLNVFSLEVSALKDRRDDIPLLVDHFLRKFSLELGKEVVEVDDEVMGILLNYDWPGNVRELENTIERAVVLAESDSITRDELPPHLLETVPADIPIALPSRNEGSLIERTDRLESDLIQGALERFRWNKTKAAEHLGLKRTTLQYKIKKYGLE; this is encoded by the coding sequence GTGAATAGTGATCTATCGAAACACCGGCTGCTTGTCGTCGACGACAAGCCCAACATGCGCCAGATGCTCCACGCCGCATTCGCGGACAGCGGATTCACGGTGGAGACGGCTTCCAACGGGAATGAGGCGATCGCGCGCCTCGGCGCGTCCCATTTCGACGTGATCATCTCCGACTTGAACATGCCCGAGGGCACGGGGCTGGATGTTCTGCGGGCGGCGAAGGCGGTGTCACCGGATACGGGCGTAATCATCGTGACGGCCTACGGGACGATCGACACGGCGGTGGAAGCGATGCGCCTGGGCGCCTACGACTTTGTGACCAAGCCGTTCCGCCTGGCGGATATCGAGCGCAAGGTGCAGAAGCTGATCCGCGGGCGGGCGAATTCGGCAGCTTCCTCCGCGCAGACCTGGATTCATCCGTCGGTGCAGCACATGATCGGCGCGAGCGCGCAGATCCGCCGGCTGATGAAGCTGATCATCAAGATCGCGCCCAGCAACAGTTCGGTCTTAATCACAGGACCGAGCGGCGTGGGCAAGGAACTGGTCGCGCGGGCGATTCACGAGGCGAGTTCGCGGCGGGACAACCCGTTTGTGGCCCTCAACTGCGCGGCGCTCGCCCCGGGGGTGCTCGAAAGCGAATTGTTCGGCCACGAGAAGGGCGCTTTCACCGGCGCGGAGCAGCGGCGCGAGGGCCGCTTCGAGAAAGCGCACACGGGCACGCTCTTTCTGGACGAGGTGGGGGAGATCGACCCGGCAATCCAGACGAAGCTCCTGCGTGTGTTGCAGGAGGGCGAGCTGGAGCGCGTGGGCGGCGCGGAACCACTGAAAATAGATGTGCGTATCGTGGCGGCGACGAACCGGGATTTGCGCGAGGCGATTGCTGAAGGGAAATTCCGCGAGGATTTCTACTACCGCTTGAATGTCTTCTCGCTTGAGGTGAGCGCGCTGAAGGACCGCCGCGACGATATCCCGCTGCTGGTGGATCACTTTCTGCGGAAGTTCTCGCTGGAGCTTGGCAAGGAAGTGGTGGAGGTCGACGACGAAGTCATGGGGATCCTGTTGAATTACGACTGGCCCGGCAACGTCCGCGAGCTGGAGAACACGATCGAGCGCGCCGTCGTCCTGGCGGAGTCCGACAGCATCACGCGCGACGAGTTGCCGCCGCACCTCCTGGAGACGGTTCCCGCGGATATACCGATCGCGCTGCCGTCCCGCAACGAAGGTTCCCTCATCGAGCGGACGGACCGCCTGGAAAGCGACCTGATCCAGGGCGCGCTGGAACGGTTCCGCTGGAACAAGACGAAGGCGGCCGAACACCTGGGCCTTAAGCGGACCACGCTCCAGTACAAGATCAAGAAATACGGGCTGGAATAG
- a CDS encoding DUF177 domain-containing protein, translating into MATLEIPVTAIAGSGLHVDVTVPAEAVQPADIAPIPLGPVVVRGDLTPMVGQYLFQGVVEAVFFHPCDRCLEMAEFPVSLPVVWTFEEGPARESAVEGAEMAEEEAYGVFTFDGLTIDLARPVWDEVALALPVKFLCREDCLGLCPVCGVNRNAERCACIVESDEERPANNSGFAGLKDIFPDLPDRA; encoded by the coding sequence GTGGCAACCCTTGAGATCCCAGTAACCGCGATAGCCGGGTCGGGCCTTCACGTCGATGTGACAGTCCCCGCGGAAGCCGTGCAACCCGCCGATATCGCCCCAATTCCGCTGGGCCCGGTGGTGGTGCGCGGCGACCTCACCCCCATGGTCGGGCAGTACCTGTTTCAGGGCGTGGTCGAGGCCGTTTTCTTCCATCCCTGCGACCGCTGCCTCGAAATGGCCGAATTCCCCGTTTCGCTGCCGGTGGTCTGGACCTTTGAAGAAGGCCCCGCCCGGGAGTCGGCCGTGGAGGGCGCGGAAATGGCGGAGGAGGAGGCGTATGGCGTATTTACATTTGACGGGCTCACCATCGATCTCGCCCGCCCCGTGTGGGACGAGGTCGCCCTGGCCCTTCCGGTGAAGTTCCTCTGCCGGGAGGACTGCCTGGGCCTGTGCCCGGTGTGCGGCGTAAACCGTAACGCGGAGCGCTGCGCCTGTATAGTGGAGTCAGACGAGGAACGCCCCGCGAACAACAGCGGCTTCGCGGGATTGAAGGATATCTTCCCCGACCTTCCGGATCGGGCCTAG
- the larA gene encoding nickel-dependent lactate racemase: MRIALPYLDRVLEADLSWGRPLPPLDISEAPPLKDVDAALYAALEAPLGLNAPLRETLPDRGEVLILVSDSFRQTRADRFLPPLIRYLEEHGVTGDRIAFLFATGTHRPPTDGERRAILGESVYARFRDRVYDHDPQNPAGLVNTGTTSRGTPVYLNRRACEAAAVIVTGTVVFHYFGGFGGGRKSILPGIAGKATIAANHALNLDPIADRLNPDVAIGRTRGNPVAEDMLEGSQFRRDLFLINTVLNRNGQIAGLFAGDLAAAHGAACDLARSLYGAPLRERADLVIASAGGAKNFVQSHKALYNAWQALNPGGVIILAAPAPEGLGGNRFAEWLALGTRDRIIAALRARAEINGQTALSTVEKAKNTLFLTEMTDADVHMLGGRKSASLEDALAEARRRLAANGVTAPACILMPSAGYTVPIEAGATPEK; this comes from the coding sequence GTGCGAATCGCCCTTCCCTATCTCGATCGCGTGCTCGAAGCGGACCTTTCGTGGGGTCGCCCCCTCCCGCCGCTCGACATATCGGAGGCGCCGCCCCTGAAAGATGTGGACGCCGCGCTGTACGCCGCGCTCGAAGCCCCGCTGGGCCTGAATGCGCCCCTGCGCGAAACCCTGCCCGATCGCGGCGAGGTGCTCATTCTCGTCTCGGACAGCTTCCGGCAGACGCGGGCGGATCGCTTTTTGCCCCCCCTGATCCGCTACCTGGAGGAACACGGCGTTACCGGTGACCGGATCGCGTTTCTATTCGCCACCGGCACACACCGCCCCCCGACGGACGGCGAGCGCCGCGCGATCCTGGGCGAATCCGTCTACGCCCGGTTCCGGGATCGCGTGTACGACCATGATCCGCAAAATCCGGCGGGCCTCGTAAACACGGGAACGACGTCGCGCGGGACCCCGGTCTATCTCAACCGGCGCGCCTGCGAGGCCGCCGCCGTCATCGTAACGGGCACGGTGGTCTTCCATTATTTCGGCGGCTTCGGCGGCGGGCGCAAGTCGATCCTGCCCGGCATCGCGGGCAAAGCCACGATCGCGGCCAACCACGCGTTGAACCTGGACCCCATCGCCGATCGCCTGAACCCGGACGTCGCGATTGGGCGCACACGTGGAAATCCCGTCGCGGAGGATATGCTGGAGGGATCGCAATTCCGGCGGGATCTTTTCCTGATCAATACCGTGTTGAACCGGAACGGGCAGATTGCGGGACTCTTCGCCGGCGATCTGGCGGCGGCGCACGGGGCGGCCTGCGATCTTGCCCGCAGCCTGTATGGCGCGCCGCTGCGGGAACGGGCCGACCTGGTGATTGCGTCGGCGGGCGGCGCAAAAAACTTCGTACAGAGCCACAAGGCCCTCTACAACGCCTGGCAGGCGCTCAACCCCGGCGGCGTGATCATCCTGGCGGCGCCGGCGCCGGAAGGGCTCGGCGGCAACCGATTCGCCGAGTGGCTCGCCCTGGGAACCCGCGACCGGATCATTGCGGCCCTCCGCGCGCGCGCTGAAATCAACGGCCAGACCGCCCTCTCGACTGTGGAAAAGGCGAAAAACACCCTTTTTCTCACAGAGATGACGGACGCCGACGTCCACATGCTCGGCGGGCGTAAGTCGGCAAGCCTGGAGGACGCCCTGGCGGAAGCGCGGCGCAGGCTTGCCGCAAACGGGGTCACGGCGCCCGCCTGTATCCTGATGCCATCGGCGGGCTACACCGTCCCAATCGAGGCCGGCGCGACGCCCGAAAAATGA
- the fabD gene encoding ACP S-malonyltransferase gives MSFFLFPGQGSQKQAMGQDFYERSATAKSVLDEANALFPDGDLLHILFTGAPEEINHTRIAQPGLLAVEVAIARHLMEKGYAPEGCAGHSLGEIPALVIAGALDFEEAFRLTLVRARLMSENVPEGAMAAVMGMDADRIEEFLPKGVQVANFNGPGQTIISGTKAGVEAAGPALIDAGAKRVVPLPVSGPFHSDLMESAANKFAEALAYAPFQNPRIPFISSVTASQVTEAETIRTLLAEQLYSPVRWTEVMAEIGPRPAIEVGPGNVLRGLARRMEGAPSVRCAGMVSDVDKLAESGGE, from the coding sequence ATGAGCTTTTTCCTTTTTCCGGGGCAGGGCAGCCAGAAGCAGGCCATGGGCCAGGATTTTTACGAGCGATCCGCCACGGCCAAATCGGTGCTCGACGAGGCGAACGCGCTCTTCCCCGATGGCGACCTGCTGCATATCCTCTTCACCGGCGCGCCCGAAGAAATCAATCACACCCGTATCGCCCAGCCGGGCCTGCTGGCCGTGGAAGTGGCCATTGCGCGCCACCTCATGGAAAAGGGATACGCGCCCGAAGGCTGCGCCGGCCACTCGCTCGGCGAGATTCCCGCGCTGGTCATCGCCGGGGCGCTGGACTTCGAAGAGGCCTTCCGCCTTACCCTCGTGCGGGCGCGCCTGATGAGCGAGAACGTCCCCGAGGGAGCCATGGCCGCGGTGATGGGCATGGACGCCGACCGGATCGAGGAATTCCTTCCCAAGGGCGTTCAGGTGGCCAATTTCAACGGGCCCGGGCAGACCATTATCAGCGGCACAAAGGCCGGCGTCGAAGCGGCGGGCCCCGCCCTGATCGACGCCGGGGCCAAGCGGGTGGTCCCGCTGCCCGTCTCCGGCCCGTTCCACTCGGACCTGATGGAGAGCGCGGCCAATAAATTTGCCGAAGCCCTGGCCTATGCGCCGTTCCAGAACCCCCGAATTCCGTTCATTTCGTCCGTAACGGCCAGCCAGGTGACCGAAGCGGAAACCATCCGCACACTGCTCGCCGAACAGCTCTACTCCCCCGTGCGCTGGACCGAAGTCATGGCGGAAATCGGCCCGAGGCCCGCGATCGAGGTCGGCCCGGGCAATGTGCTCCGCGGGCTTGCGCGCCGCATGGAAGGCGCCCCCTCCGTCCGTTGCGCCGGCATGGTCTCGGACGTCGACAAGCTGGCCGAATCCGGCGGCGAATAG
- the plsX gene encoding phosphate acyltransferase PlsX, with protein sequence MRIAVDAMGSDNAPDVEIEGAVAASLDSDVEIVLVGDENILREKLAEHGKHGSISIVHASEAITMHDSPGQAIRQKRDSSLLVGMRLVKNGDADAIVSAGNTGAVHVAARMVLGPMRGVSRSAICGTFPTTTGRVLLLDIGANVDCNERHLCEFAEMGYAYSRYALGVEKPRVGLLNIGEESAKGSHVAKVVHRNLTAAPHINFIGNIEPKAMFNGDADVVVCDGFNGNLLLKTAEAVARLTGNLLREEFEGSSMNKIAAMIARKSLLAIKAKVDPNESPGAPLLGVNGIAIIIHGSSNSTGVANAIRGAQVAFENKLNFHIAEGIEELRSVEREMKDEMDFAETPNP encoded by the coding sequence ATGCGAATCGCTGTAGATGCCATGGGTTCCGACAACGCCCCCGATGTCGAAATCGAGGGGGCCGTAGCCGCAAGCCTGGACAGCGATGTCGAGATCGTGCTCGTGGGAGACGAAAATATCCTCCGGGAGAAGCTCGCCGAACACGGCAAGCACGGCAGCATCTCGATTGTCCATGCATCCGAAGCGATCACCATGCACGATTCGCCGGGCCAGGCGATCCGCCAGAAAAGGGACTCTTCCCTGCTGGTCGGCATGCGTCTGGTCAAGAACGGAGACGCCGACGCGATCGTGAGCGCCGGCAACACCGGGGCGGTGCACGTCGCCGCGCGCATGGTCCTCGGACCGATGCGCGGAGTCTCGCGTTCCGCGATTTGCGGCACCTTCCCCACGACCACCGGGCGCGTGCTGCTGCTGGATATCGGGGCCAATGTCGACTGCAACGAGCGGCACCTCTGCGAGTTCGCGGAAATGGGCTATGCCTATTCGCGATACGCGCTCGGCGTGGAGAAACCCCGCGTCGGCCTCCTGAATATCGGCGAGGAAAGCGCGAAGGGCAGCCATGTCGCCAAGGTGGTGCACCGCAATCTCACCGCCGCGCCCCATATCAACTTCATCGGGAACATCGAGCCCAAGGCCATGTTTAACGGCGACGCCGATGTCGTGGTTTGCGACGGCTTCAACGGCAACCTCCTGCTGAAAACCGCCGAAGCGGTCGCGCGCCTCACCGGAAACCTGCTCAGGGAGGAGTTTGAAGGCTCCTCCATGAACAAGATTGCCGCGATGATCGCCCGCAAGTCGTTGCTCGCCATCAAGGCGAAAGTCGACCCGAATGAATCGCCCGGCGCCCCGCTGCTCGGCGTGAACGGCATCGCCATCATCATTCACGGCTCCTCCAATTCGACGGGTGTGGCCAATGCGATCCGGGGGGCCCAGGTCGCCTTCGAGAACAAGCTGAACTTCCACATTGCCGAAGGCATCGAGGAACTCCGGAGCGTCGAGCGCGAAATGAAGGACGAAATGGACTTCGCGGAGACTCCGAACCCATGA
- the fabG gene encoding 3-oxoacyl-[acyl-carrier-protein] reductase — MKDAVVLVTGGTRGIGRACAARFAELGARVAICGRSQEAADKAAAELGPNVKGYACDIASAASVDALVDRVTEDLGTIQVLVNNAGITRDGLLMRMKDDQWNEVIQTNLNGAFYACRAAAKSMLKARYGRIINISSVVGLRGQAGQTNYAAAKAGMIGFTKAYAQEVASRNITVNVVAPGYIATDMTAELGEKATAAITEQIPMKRVGTPEDIAFAVAFLAAPEAGYITGTTLSVDGGIGM; from the coding sequence CTGAAGGATGCTGTTGTACTGGTAACCGGGGGCACCCGCGGGATCGGCCGCGCCTGCGCCGCCCGATTCGCCGAGCTGGGCGCGCGCGTCGCCATCTGCGGGCGCAGCCAGGAAGCCGCCGACAAGGCCGCCGCGGAGCTTGGCCCGAACGTGAAGGGCTACGCATGCGACATTGCCTCGGCGGCATCCGTCGACGCCCTCGTCGATCGCGTCACCGAGGACCTCGGCACGATCCAGGTCCTCGTGAACAACGCGGGCATCACCCGCGACGGCCTCCTCATGCGCATGAAGGACGACCAGTGGAACGAGGTCATCCAGACCAACCTGAACGGCGCCTTCTACGCCTGCCGCGCCGCCGCGAAGTCCATGCTTAAGGCCCGCTACGGCCGCATCATCAATATCAGCTCCGTCGTCGGCCTGCGCGGCCAGGCCGGCCAGACCAACTACGCCGCCGCCAAGGCCGGCATGATCGGCTTCACCAAGGCCTACGCCCAGGAAGTCGCCAGCCGCAACATCACGGTCAACGTCGTCGCGCCCGGCTACATCGCCACCGATATGACCGCCGAGCTCGGCGAGAAGGCCACCGCCGCCATCACCGAACAGATCCCCATGAAGCGCGTCGGAACCCCCGAAGACATCGCCTTCGCCGTCGCCTTCCTCGCCGCCCCCGAGGCCGGTTACATCACCGGAACCACCCTCAGCGTCGACGGCGGCATAGGGATGTAA
- a CDS encoding glycosyltransferase family 4 protein gives MRIALVDLLFSWPPHGGADVDLYNLASGLHRLGHDVQVVFVNDPHSWERGSIQTGALPFPVLGVSGARRDFTRKTLPRLIREAVDLWRPDVVFLGDGFLMKPYVGLALADYPLVARYYAYEMACLRDILHYKDGAPCPLHFLKDRDACRACALDHLKPDIRSGRPHAWAQEYLAARAYAPDYVSACRDYLKKLRAAIVYNETMRDLLSWYCETIHIIPGGVDVSQFRFEPPARKSPRDKKHILMTGRAEDPVKGYAVLAEAGERLWAHRRDFQIQVTLPEETPVPAFVSAVGWHAHGALPALYRQADICAVPSVWEEPFGMVAIEAMATGRPVCASRTGGLREIVSHMQTGFLFEPGDAGELAKQLEILLDNPELRLRMGIAAQDRVDEEYTWSQIILRKYYPVFEQVRRRG, from the coding sequence ATGCGTATCGCCCTCGTAGACCTGCTTTTTTCCTGGCCCCCGCACGGCGGCGCCGACGTGGACCTCTACAACCTGGCGTCGGGCCTCCACCGGCTCGGCCACGACGTGCAGGTGGTCTTCGTCAACGATCCCCATTCCTGGGAACGCGGGTCCATCCAGACCGGCGCCCTGCCCTTTCCCGTGCTGGGCGTCTCCGGGGCGCGCCGGGATTTTACCCGCAAGACGCTGCCGCGCCTGATCCGGGAGGCGGTCGACCTGTGGCGCCCCGACGTGGTGTTCCTGGGCGACGGCTTTCTCATGAAGCCCTACGTGGGCCTCGCGCTGGCGGACTACCCGCTGGTGGCGCGCTACTACGCCTACGAAATGGCCTGCCTGCGCGATATTCTGCACTACAAGGACGGCGCCCCCTGCCCGCTGCATTTCCTGAAGGACCGGGACGCCTGCCGCGCCTGCGCGCTTGACCACCTGAAGCCGGACATCCGTTCGGGCCGCCCCCACGCCTGGGCGCAGGAGTATCTGGCGGCGCGGGCCTACGCGCCGGACTACGTCTCCGCCTGCCGCGATTACCTCAAGAAACTGCGCGCCGCCATTGTCTACAACGAGACCATGCGGGACCTCCTGAGCTGGTATTGCGAAACCATCCATATCATCCCCGGGGGCGTGGACGTGTCGCAGTTTCGCTTCGAGCCGCCCGCGCGCAAGAGCCCCCGGGACAAGAAGCACATCCTGATGACGGGCCGGGCCGAGGATCCGGTCAAGGGCTACGCCGTGCTCGCCGAGGCCGGGGAGCGCCTCTGGGCCCACCGCCGGGATTTCCAGATTCAGGTCACGCTGCCCGAAGAAACGCCTGTTCCCGCCTTTGTCTCCGCGGTCGGGTGGCATGCCCACGGCGCGCTCCCGGCGCTCTACCGGCAGGCGGACATCTGCGCCGTGCCCAGCGTCTGGGAAGAGCCGTTCGGCATGGTGGCGATTGAGGCCATGGCCACGGGCCGGCCCGTCTGCGCGAGCCGGACAGGCGGCCTGCGGGAGATCGTGTCCCACATGCAGACGGGCTTCCTCTTCGAACCCGGCGATGCCGGCGAACTCGCCAAGCAGCTGGAAATCCTGCTGGACAATCCCGAGCTGCGCCTGCGGATGGGGATCGCCGCGCAGGACCGGGTCGACGAGGAATACACGTGGTCGCAGATCATTCTGCGGAAGTACTACCCGGTGTTCGAACAGGTGCGGAGGCGCGGGTAG
- the rpmF gene encoding 50S ribosomal protein L32: protein MPVPKRRTGKAKKNMRRSHHALTPVNLVECPSCGERIPTHRVCPKCGHYKDRLVVNVEED, encoded by the coding sequence GTGCCAGTACCAAAGAGACGAACGGGTAAAGCCAAGAAGAACATGCGCCGTTCCCACCATGCGCTCACACCCGTAAACCTGGTGGAGTGCCCGAGCTGCGGCGAGCGCATTCCCACGCACCGGGTCTGCCCGAAGTGCGGGCATTACAAGGACCGCCTCGTCGTCAACGTCGAAGAAGACTAA